A single Lolium perenne isolate Kyuss_39 chromosome 6, Kyuss_2.0, whole genome shotgun sequence DNA region contains:
- the LOC127318294 gene encoding uncharacterized protein: MARKPSPSAAAAAAEAAGNDSVVASAKPAKLLEAAANCDGVQGHALFFDAIVQLIPPRFYLSVDDEDRPYYQGLSKSAKAAMKAQSRANIKASRRARLDPAGPPSSTLDLLKKSVANQEAEDQEEEEQDKSQDEIQETEDEATTEADDDGNDDDEEEEEDDDEKEEMLMAPAALVSEDWSVTYEELRERLHRRITELRGNRCTRPEFLNKPQKEKSKKVKGSKVKNGKDEGTKRKREDADDAEGKDGKKHKKEADGKAPDIVYGNVLVDPKDARRRKKRKIKNKKKELEQAKRMQRAKEDPKKATKMAWDLATRRAAGEKVHDNPTLIKQSMKKDKKRQQKAAQQWKDRKKTVDSKRKEKQNTRTENIRERAQEKKARKIENREKKLMRPGFEGRKEGYVNK, encoded by the coding sequence ATGGCCAGGAAACCctcgccctccgccgccgccgctgccgctgagGCGGCCGGCAACGATTCCGTCGTCGCCAGCGCGAAGCCCGCCAAGCTTCTAGAGGCAGCGGCCAACTGCGACGGTGTCCAAGGGCACGCCCTATTCTTCGACGCCATCGTCCAGCTTATCCCCCCGCGCTTCTACCTCTCCGTCGACGACGAGGATCGCCCCTACTACCAGGGGCTCTCCAAGTCCGCCAAGGCGGCCATGAAGGCTCAGTCCCGCGCCAACATCAAGGCTAGCCGCCGAGCCCGCCTCGACCCCGCGGGGCCGCCTTCCTCCACCCTTGACCTACTCAAGAAGTCCGTCGCCAACCAAGAGGCAGaggaccaagaggaggaggagcaggataaGTCTCAAGACGAAATCCAGGAGACCGAGGACGAGGCAACCACAGAGGCTGACGATGATGGcaacgacgatgatgaggaggaagaggaggatgatgaCGAGAAGGAGGAGATGCTGATGGCCCCGGCAGCACTTGTTTCCGAAGACTGGTCGGTGACTTACGAGGAGCTTCGGGAGCGGCTTCATCGCCGCATCACGGAGCTCCGTGGGAACCGGTGCACCAGGCCGGAGTTCCTGAATAAGCCCCAGAAGGAGAAGAGCAAGAAGGTAAAGGGTTCTAAAGTGAAGAATGGGAAGGACGAGGGTACAAAGCGCAAGCGTGAGGACGCTGATGACGCAGAGGGTAAGGATGGGAAGAAGCACAAGAAGGAGGCCGATGGGAAGGCTCCGGATATCGTGTATGGCAACGTGCTGGTTGATCCAAAGGATGcgaggcggaggaagaagaggaagatcaagaacaagaagaaggagctggagcaggctaaGCGGATGCAGAGGGCGAAGGAAGATCCTAAGAAGGCTACCAAGATGGCCTGGGATTTGGCAACAAGACGTGCTGCTGGGGAGAAGGTACATGATAACCCAACGTTGATTAAGCAGAGCATGAAGAAGGATAAGAAGAGGCAGCAGAAGGCCGCGCAGCAGTGGAAGGATAGGAAGAAGACAGTGGAcagcaagaggaaggagaagcagAATACACGGACGGAGAACATCCGGGAGCGGGCACAGGAGAAGAAGGCGCGCAAAATAGAGAATCGTGAGAAGAAGCTTATGCGCCCTGGTTTCGAGGGTCGCAAAGAGGGATATGTCAATAAGTGA